A region of Paraburkholderia sp. BL23I1N1 DNA encodes the following proteins:
- a CDS encoding DUF1329 domain-containing protein — protein MSRIFNPALRVCAFAAAAALATALGAPSFAKTSPEDLAKLEGPLTPMGAERAGNADGTIPAWSGKWFGTPPGVDYKPGQRFPDPYANEKPLFVITAQNMQQYEARLTDGEKALLKKYPDSFKIPVYPSHRDFSYGDAVYKDIRLYAPTTTMTKDQNGLKDFPPVTPFPVPKHGVEAMWNLRFASAIEGETATYDQAVVYPDGNIAWGKVQYAIYGPRSADHFDPKNTLNAKSFFRQTTMLPLSDRGTIITGFEMWDREGSDTRRTWSYNPGTRRVRQAPEFGFDQPEGPGGFRTVDDDRLFNGSGERYDWKIIGKREVYVPYDNYKLMDSSIKYTDLLTKGHENTQYMRFELHRVWVLQATLKSGYRHQYAKRVLYLDEDTWNAVTADNYDARGTLWRTNLAPTLYAFDAKTFYSTSVFYHDLISGAYYADRLSNQEPMPVLTRGSQLTEAYFSPDAIRGAGN, from the coding sequence ATGAGTCGAATTTTCAATCCCGCATTGCGCGTCTGCGCGTTCGCGGCCGCCGCCGCGCTCGCCACCGCACTGGGCGCCCCATCGTTCGCCAAAACCAGCCCGGAAGATCTCGCCAAACTCGAAGGTCCGCTCACGCCGATGGGCGCCGAGCGCGCGGGCAACGCCGACGGCACGATTCCCGCGTGGAGCGGCAAATGGTTCGGCACGCCGCCGGGCGTCGACTACAAGCCGGGCCAGCGCTTCCCCGATCCGTATGCAAACGAGAAACCGCTCTTTGTGATCACCGCGCAGAACATGCAGCAGTACGAAGCGCGTCTCACCGACGGCGAGAAAGCGCTGTTGAAGAAGTATCCTGACAGTTTCAAGATTCCCGTCTATCCGAGCCACCGCGATTTCAGCTATGGTGACGCCGTGTACAAGGATATCCGCCTGTACGCCCCCACCACCACGATGACGAAAGACCAGAACGGCCTGAAGGATTTCCCGCCGGTCACGCCATTCCCAGTGCCGAAACACGGTGTCGAGGCGATGTGGAATCTGCGTTTCGCATCGGCGATCGAAGGCGAAACCGCGACCTACGATCAGGCCGTGGTCTACCCCGACGGCAATATTGCATGGGGTAAGGTGCAGTACGCGATTTACGGGCCGCGCAGCGCCGACCACTTCGATCCGAAGAACACGCTGAACGCGAAGAGCTTCTTCCGCCAGACCACGATGCTGCCGCTCTCGGATCGCGGCACGATCATCACCGGCTTTGAAATGTGGGACCGGGAAGGCTCCGATACGCGCCGTACATGGTCGTATAACCCCGGCACGCGACGCGTGCGCCAGGCGCCGGAGTTCGGCTTCGACCAGCCCGAGGGGCCAGGCGGTTTTCGTACCGTCGACGACGATCGCCTCTTCAACGGGTCAGGCGAGCGTTACGACTGGAAGATCATCGGCAAGCGCGAAGTGTATGTGCCGTACGACAACTACAAGCTGATGGACTCGTCGATCAAGTACACCGATCTGCTGACCAAGGGTCACGAGAACACGCAATACATGCGCTTCGAACTGCATCGCGTGTGGGTGTTGCAGGCCACGCTCAAGTCGGGTTATCGCCATCAATACGCGAAACGGGTGCTGTATCTCGACGAAGACACCTGGAACGCAGTTACCGCCGATAACTACGACGCCCGCGGCACGCTGTGGCGCACCAACCTCGCCCCGACGCTCTACGCGTTCGACGCCAAAACGTTCTACTCGACCTCCGTGTTCTATCACGATCTGATCTCAGGCGCCTACTACGCAGACCGTCTGTCGAATCAGGAACCGATGCCGGTGCTCACGCGCGGCTCGCAACTGACCGAAGCGTACTTCTCGCCCGACGCGATTCGCGGCGCGGGTAATTGA
- a CDS encoding SDR family NAD(P)-dependent oxidoreductase — translation MTFPHQLFDMSGKVTAITGGARGIGAQTARTLAAAGSAIAVLDVLTEPGEKLVAEINESGGRAAFWKMDVTQEDNVQRVFGEIATRFGRLDALVNNAGIEGANLPTHEMTLQQWQKVIDVNVTGVFLCTKYAIPHMLTAGGGSIVNLSSMYGLVGGPDVPAYHASKGAVRLMAKTEAMLYATQNIRANSVHPGFIRTPLLEEAFAKLGDPEQIFAHMKTLVPLAKIGDPQDIAAGILYLVSPAGRYVTGTELVIDGGYTAR, via the coding sequence ATGACATTTCCCCATCAACTGTTCGACATGAGCGGCAAGGTGACCGCCATCACGGGCGGCGCGCGCGGCATCGGTGCGCAGACGGCCCGCACGCTGGCCGCGGCCGGTTCGGCGATCGCGGTCCTCGACGTGCTGACAGAGCCGGGCGAGAAACTGGTCGCCGAGATCAACGAGTCGGGCGGGCGCGCGGCGTTCTGGAAGATGGACGTCACGCAGGAAGACAACGTGCAGCGCGTGTTCGGCGAAATCGCCACGCGCTTTGGACGGCTCGACGCGCTGGTGAACAACGCCGGTATCGAAGGCGCGAATCTGCCCACGCACGAAATGACGCTGCAGCAATGGCAGAAAGTCATCGATGTGAATGTGACGGGCGTGTTTCTCTGCACCAAGTACGCGATTCCGCACATGCTGACGGCGGGCGGCGGCTCGATCGTGAATCTGTCGTCGATGTATGGGCTGGTTGGCGGGCCGGATGTGCCGGCTTACCACGCATCGAAGGGCGCGGTGCGGCTGATGGCGAAGACCGAGGCGATGCTGTACGCCACGCAGAACATTCGCGCGAATTCCGTGCACCCTGGCTTTATCCGCACGCCGTTGCTGGAAGAGGCGTTCGCCAAACTCGGGGATCCGGAGCAGATTTTCGCGCATATGAAAACGCTCGTGCCGCTCGCGAAGATCGGCGATCCGCAGGATATCGCGGCGGGCATTCTGTATCTGGTGTCGCCGGCCGGCCGCTATGTGACCGGCACGGAGTTGGTGATCGACGGCGGCTACACCGCACGTTAG
- a CDS encoding LuxR family transcriptional regulator, protein MEHECDTLPHWLTGSPQGEASHVSAAYNSAVTAQPVYPAGMRQPEKSAHAAEASRASARTASGMAPAGFLTLFTEEEIGTPSPAARRSAPIISPLVRFGSAQDRIEFVRRRIRQLGFDSFSYSATRTTAHHKTMFVLTSYESQTWLTRYFRERYFELDPRVALASPTGMPFLWNTADMRADLPRAQMRSERLGGLIDLLEATGRKSGILTQMPLPEPELSASLCFNSEIGNPRWMTESIVAETLMFAHTIHEFIWTHAKSVIGIAPAQQQRVALSDLQHAVLKAVVQGQRDKEIAYFLGLSPHNVDYHLRRLRQLFNVRNRVQLINVAQGYVT, encoded by the coding sequence ATGGAACACGAATGCGATACGCTGCCGCATTGGCTGACCGGCTCGCCGCAAGGCGAAGCCAGCCACGTGTCGGCGGCTTACAACTCAGCGGTTACCGCACAACCGGTTTACCCGGCCGGCATGCGGCAACCCGAGAAATCAGCCCACGCGGCTGAAGCATCCAGGGCATCCGCCCGCACCGCATCAGGCATGGCGCCCGCAGGTTTTCTCACGCTCTTCACCGAGGAGGAGATTGGCACGCCCTCGCCCGCCGCGCGGCGGTCCGCACCGATAATCAGCCCGCTGGTGCGTTTTGGCAGCGCGCAGGACCGCATCGAATTCGTGCGGCGGCGCATCAGGCAACTCGGCTTCGACTCGTTCAGCTATTCGGCCACGCGCACCACCGCGCATCACAAGACGATGTTCGTGCTGACCAGCTACGAGTCGCAGACATGGCTCACGCGCTATTTCCGAGAGCGTTATTTCGAGCTCGATCCGCGCGTCGCGCTGGCGTCGCCGACCGGCATGCCGTTCCTCTGGAACACCGCCGACATGCGCGCCGACCTGCCGCGCGCGCAGATGCGCAGTGAAAGGCTCGGCGGGCTGATCGACTTGCTGGAGGCCACCGGCCGCAAAAGCGGGATTCTTACGCAGATGCCGCTGCCCGAGCCGGAACTGAGCGCGAGCCTGTGCTTCAACTCGGAGATCGGCAACCCGCGCTGGATGACGGAATCGATCGTGGCCGAAACGCTGATGTTCGCGCACACGATCCACGAATTCATCTGGACGCACGCGAAAAGCGTGATCGGCATCGCGCCCGCGCAGCAGCAACGCGTCGCGCTGAGCGATTTGCAGCATGCGGTGCTGAAGGCGGTCGTGCAGGGTCAGCGCGACAAGGAAATTGCCTACTTCCTCGGGCTGTCGCCGCACAACGTCGACTATCACCTGCGGCGCTTGCGGCAATTGTTCAACGTGCGCAATCGCGTGCAGTTGATCAATGTGGCGCAGGGGTATGTGACGTAG
- a CDS encoding transferase hexapeptide repeat family protein, with protein MALYEFNGKRPRVDPSAYVHPSAVLIGDVTVAACCYIGPHASLRGDFGAVVVERGSNVQDSCVLHTGVANACQLGVDSHVGHSAIIHGATLEPNTMVGMHAVVMDGAVLGATSIVAACAFVKKDWRVPAGVLVAGVPGRVVRTLSEEEIVAKSSGTRLYQQLAADCLRTMRSV; from the coding sequence ATGGCGCTCTACGAGTTCAACGGCAAGCGGCCGCGCGTCGATCCGTCAGCGTACGTTCATCCAAGTGCCGTGCTGATCGGCGACGTGACGGTGGCCGCCTGCTGTTACATCGGGCCGCATGCGAGCCTGCGTGGGGATTTCGGCGCGGTGGTGGTGGAGCGTGGCAGCAACGTGCAGGATAGTTGCGTGCTGCACACCGGCGTGGCGAATGCTTGCCAGCTTGGCGTCGACAGTCATGTCGGGCACAGCGCGATCATTCACGGCGCGACCCTGGAACCGAACACGATGGTGGGCATGCATGCCGTCGTGATGGACGGTGCCGTACTCGGCGCGACGAGCATCGTGGCCGCTTGCGCGTTCGTCAAGAAGGACTGGCGGGTGCCGGCGGGCGTACTGGTGGCCGGGGTGCCGGGGCGCGTGGTGCGCACCCTGAGCGAAGAGGAGATCGTGGCGAAATCGTCCGGAACCCGGCTTTACCAGCAGCTCGCGGCGGATTGCCTGCGCACCATGCGCAGCGTTTGA
- a CDS encoding acetaldehyde dehydrogenase (acetylating): MSKIKCALIGPGNIGTDLLYKLRRSAVLEPVWMVGVDPDSDGLARAREMGLKTTADGIDGLLPHLAADDIRIAFDATSAYVHREHSDKLTARGVRVIDLTPAAIGPFCVPPVNLAAQIDQQAMNVNMVTCGGQATIPMVYAVSRVQRVVYGEIVATVSSRSVGPGTRKNIDEFTRTTSRAIEQVGGAAVGKAIIVINPAEPPLIMRDTIHCLTETDPDVEAITASVHAMIEEVRQYVPGYTLKNGPVFDGRRVSVFMEVEGLGDYLPKYAGNLDIMTAAAARTAEVFAQQMLAASPATA, translated from the coding sequence ATGAGCAAGATCAAATGCGCGTTGATCGGGCCCGGCAATATCGGTACCGATCTGCTTTACAAACTGCGCCGCAGTGCGGTGCTCGAACCCGTGTGGATGGTGGGCGTCGACCCGGACTCCGACGGCCTCGCGCGGGCCCGCGAGATGGGACTGAAAACGACTGCCGACGGCATTGACGGCCTGCTACCGCATCTGGCCGCCGACGACATCCGTATCGCCTTCGACGCCACTTCCGCGTACGTGCACCGCGAACATTCCGACAAGCTGACCGCGCGCGGCGTGCGCGTGATCGACCTGACGCCCGCCGCGATCGGGCCGTTCTGCGTGCCGCCGGTCAATCTCGCCGCGCAGATCGATCAGCAGGCGATGAACGTCAACATGGTTACGTGCGGCGGTCAGGCCACCATTCCGATGGTGTACGCGGTTTCGCGCGTGCAGCGCGTGGTGTATGGCGAGATTGTCGCGACCGTGTCGTCGCGCTCGGTCGGCCCCGGCACGCGCAAGAACATCGACGAGTTCACCCGCACAACCTCGCGTGCGATTGAGCAGGTCGGCGGTGCTGCGGTGGGCAAGGCGATCATCGTGATCAATCCGGCCGAGCCGCCGCTGATCATGCGCGACACCATCCATTGCCTGACCGAAACCGATCCGGATGTCGAAGCAATTACGGCCTCCGTGCACGCCATGATCGAGGAAGTACGCCAATACGTACCCGGCTATACGTTGAAAAACGGCCCCGTGTTCGACGGCCGCCGCGTGTCCGTGTTCATGGAAGTCGAAGGTCTCGGCGACTATCTGCCGAAATACGCCGGCAATCTCGACATCATGACCGCGGCTGCCGCGCGCACCGCCGAAGTATTTGCACAACAGATGCTTGCCGCATCCCCTGCCACTGCGTAA
- a CDS encoding SDR family oxidoreductase: protein MTGFDFSGKVVLVTGGTKGIGAAIAQAFREAGATVYICGRTPPASAAAGSQTNPQESPHADLPDNAPRFIAADVRDIDTIDAMLARIERETGRLDVLVNNAGGAPFALAAQASPRFTEAVIRLNLLAPLQLAQRANALMQQQAEGGVLLFNGSVSGLRASPGTAAYGAAKAGLLNAVRSLAVEWAPKVRVCAVSPSLVETEAATSGHTGSSSADGAASLDNITATIPAGRLAKPGDIASACLFLASPHAAYASGSNLILEGGGEVPAFLAATDLHKAFATKP from the coding sequence ATGACAGGGTTCGATTTCAGCGGCAAGGTGGTGCTGGTGACAGGCGGCACCAAAGGGATCGGTGCGGCCATCGCACAGGCTTTCAGGGAGGCAGGCGCAACGGTGTACATATGCGGACGCACACCGCCTGCGAGCGCGGCAGCAGGTTCGCAGACAAATCCGCAAGAGAGTCCACATGCGGATTTGCCTGACAACGCCCCGCGCTTCATCGCTGCGGACGTGCGCGACATCGACACCATCGACGCCATGCTCGCGCGGATCGAACGCGAAACCGGCCGGCTCGACGTGCTCGTCAACAACGCGGGCGGCGCGCCGTTCGCACTCGCTGCGCAGGCTTCGCCGCGCTTCACCGAAGCCGTCATCCGTCTGAACCTGCTGGCGCCGCTCCAACTCGCGCAACGTGCGAATGCGTTGATGCAACAGCAAGCGGAAGGCGGCGTCCTGCTGTTCAACGGCAGCGTGAGCGGTTTGCGGGCGTCGCCCGGAACAGCCGCCTATGGCGCAGCGAAAGCCGGCTTGCTGAATGCCGTGCGCTCGCTCGCGGTGGAATGGGCCCCCAAGGTTCGCGTGTGCGCGGTGAGTCCGAGTCTCGTCGAAACCGAAGCCGCCACCAGCGGCCATACAGGGTCCTCATCGGCGGACGGCGCGGCTTCGCTCGACAACATCACCGCGACGATTCCCGCCGGCCGGCTCGCAAAACCCGGCGACATTGCGTCCGCATGCCTGTTTCTCGCCTCGCCGCACGCCGCCTATGCCTCGGGCAGCAATCTGATTCTCGAAGGCGGCGGCGAAGTGCCCGCCTTTCTCGCCGCCACCGATCTGCACAAAGCGTTCGCCACCAAGCCGTAG
- the dmpE gene encoding 2-oxopent-4-enoate hydratase → MTSTLHATLGDELYHAWRERAPIAPFSARAGGLSLADAYRVQQHFVARRIEAGETIVGKKIGVTSQAVQDMLDVRQPDFGVLLSGMHYVAGEDIPIAKLIAPRAEGEIAFYLKDDLRGPGITREAVLAATEAVGACFEIVDSRIRDWAIRIGDTVADNASCGVYVLGDERVSPHGLDLAACHMTLDKNGTRVAEGVGAAALGHPADAVAWLANTLGELGVPLLAGEVVLSGSLAALIPVACGDQLHMRIEGIGSCSVRFI, encoded by the coding sequence ATGACTTCGACACTTCACGCCACACTCGGCGACGAGCTTTACCACGCATGGCGCGAGCGCGCGCCGATCGCTCCGTTCTCGGCCCGCGCCGGCGGCTTGTCGCTCGCCGACGCCTACCGCGTGCAGCAGCACTTCGTCGCACGCCGCATCGAAGCGGGCGAAACCATCGTCGGCAAGAAAATCGGCGTGACGAGCCAGGCCGTGCAGGACATGCTCGACGTGCGCCAACCCGATTTCGGCGTGCTGCTGTCCGGCATGCACTACGTCGCCGGCGAGGACATCCCGATCGCGAAACTGATTGCACCCCGCGCGGAAGGCGAAATTGCGTTCTATCTGAAGGATGATTTGCGCGGTCCGGGCATCACGCGAGAAGCGGTGCTGGCCGCAACCGAAGCCGTCGGCGCGTGTTTCGAAATCGTCGATTCGCGCATCCGTGATTGGGCGATCCGCATTGGCGACACGGTGGCCGACAACGCGTCATGCGGCGTCTACGTGCTCGGCGATGAGCGTGTTTCGCCGCACGGGCTCGATCTCGCCGCATGCCACATGACGCTCGATAAGAACGGCACGCGCGTAGCGGAAGGAGTCGGCGCGGCCGCGCTGGGTCACCCGGCCGATGCTGTCGCATGGCTCGCGAACACGCTGGGCGAGCTCGGCGTGCCGCTGCTCGCCGGAGAAGTCGTGCTGTCGGGTTCACTGGCGGCATTGATTCCCGTTGCTTGCGGCGACCAGTTGCACATGCGGATTGAGGGCATCGGGAGTTGTTCCGTGCGCTTCATCTAA
- a CDS encoding nuclear transport factor 2 family protein, producing MNTSETMKARLVDYIEAFNAADAARVVALFADNASVEDPVGTPLKEGKSEIETFYTYATSVGARLELMAPPRGSHGNSASISFRVHIAGQDGGPAHIDVTDVMDFDAAGKILRMRAYWGADDYHVLADAS from the coding sequence ATGAACACCAGCGAAACCATGAAGGCTCGCCTCGTCGACTATATCGAGGCGTTCAACGCGGCCGACGCTGCACGCGTCGTCGCGCTGTTCGCCGATAACGCGAGCGTCGAGGATCCGGTCGGCACGCCCCTGAAAGAGGGCAAGAGCGAAATCGAAACGTTCTATACATACGCGACGTCAGTGGGTGCCCGGCTCGAACTGATGGCGCCGCCGCGCGGCTCGCACGGCAACAGCGCGTCGATCAGCTTTCGCGTGCATATCGCGGGGCAGGACGGCGGGCCCGCGCATATCGACGTGACCGATGTCATGGACTTCGACGCTGCTGGCAAGATTCTGCGCATGCGTGCCTACTGGGGTGCGGACGACTATCACGTGCTCGCGGACGCGAGCTGA
- a CDS encoding DUF1302 domain-containing protein, translating into MQINRTQERAPAMRAVCAACRLAVLAAASAATMTTFATPAYAGDTVNLGADTTLDYTFTLGYGLGMRTRAPSGNLLTPANINGDDGDRNFAKNKLIENQVSLLGEVNVKHDDWGIFVRANVFYDQAYQHPNNNDAPFTVNHSGAYNQFTSDASYFAGGYPQLLAAYAYDTIHFGGTSLNVKVGEQVVAWGESVFFPNISGAQGPANATASYVAGAEVKDILLPVPQISTQWQIAPNFSLLGYYQFAFQPNRLVPPGAFWSYSDVVGPGAQYIIGPGGLQIPRGNDIRPNGDDQWGVGARWRVFGDTEIGAYYLHYNDMNPSVVTTYFPTLQYQQKYFDHIKLTGLSFSTDLNGVNVAGETSYRQGAAVLVNTPTGAQSTRGDVWQSNLSAIYSIGPTFLAASQTLVGEVSYVHAGNLTPIMGSTTLNATRNSAAFEVAWTLSYKNVFNGWDVDVPLTYADDFTGKSALSGALGSLTGVGDHRVTVGVNFTRLSNLKLGIVYAKFLGTPDPNNRPLADRDYVLATATYSF; encoded by the coding sequence ATGCAGATCAACAGAACACAAGAGCGCGCACCGGCGATGCGCGCGGTGTGCGCGGCATGCAGGCTCGCCGTGCTGGCAGCGGCGTCCGCAGCAACGATGACGACCTTCGCCACCCCGGCTTACGCGGGCGACACCGTCAATCTCGGCGCGGACACCACGCTCGATTACACCTTCACGCTCGGCTATGGCCTGGGGATGCGCACGCGCGCGCCGAGCGGCAATCTGCTGACGCCCGCGAACATCAACGGCGACGACGGCGACCGCAACTTCGCGAAGAACAAGCTGATCGAGAATCAGGTGAGCCTGCTCGGCGAAGTGAACGTCAAGCACGACGACTGGGGTATCTTCGTGCGGGCCAACGTGTTCTACGATCAGGCATACCAGCACCCGAACAACAACGACGCGCCCTTCACCGTCAACCATAGCGGCGCGTACAACCAGTTCACCAGCGACGCGAGCTACTTTGCCGGCGGATACCCGCAGCTGCTCGCAGCCTACGCGTACGACACGATCCACTTTGGCGGCACGAGCCTGAACGTCAAGGTGGGCGAACAAGTGGTCGCGTGGGGCGAGAGCGTGTTCTTTCCGAACATCTCAGGCGCCCAGGGGCCAGCCAATGCGACCGCCAGCTATGTGGCCGGAGCGGAGGTCAAGGACATCCTGCTGCCCGTGCCGCAAATTTCGACGCAGTGGCAAATCGCGCCTAACTTCAGCCTGCTCGGCTATTACCAGTTTGCGTTCCAGCCTAACCGACTCGTGCCGCCCGGCGCCTTCTGGAGCTACTCGGACGTCGTCGGCCCCGGCGCGCAGTACATCATCGGGCCGGGTGGCCTCCAGATTCCGCGCGGCAACGACATCCGGCCGAACGGCGACGACCAGTGGGGCGTGGGCGCACGCTGGCGCGTGTTCGGCGACACCGAAATCGGTGCGTACTACCTGCATTACAACGACATGAACCCGAGTGTCGTGACGACGTATTTCCCGACGCTGCAGTACCAGCAGAAGTACTTCGATCACATCAAACTCACCGGCCTGAGCTTCTCGACCGATCTGAACGGCGTGAATGTCGCTGGTGAAACGTCGTACCGGCAAGGCGCCGCCGTGCTCGTGAACACACCCACGGGTGCGCAGTCGACGCGCGGCGACGTATGGCAATCGAATCTTTCGGCGATCTATTCGATCGGACCGACCTTCCTTGCCGCATCACAAACGCTGGTGGGTGAAGTCTCGTATGTGCACGCTGGCAACCTCACGCCGATTATGGGCTCGACGACGCTCAACGCCACGCGCAATTCCGCCGCCTTCGAGGTGGCATGGACGCTCAGCTACAAGAACGTGTTCAACGGCTGGGACGTCGACGTGCCGCTCACCTATGCCGACGACTTCACCGGCAAATCCGCGCTCTCCGGTGCACTGGGTTCACTGACCGGCGTGGGCGACCACCGCGTGACCGTCGGCGTGAACTTCACGCGCCTGAGCAACCTGAAGCTCGGGATCGTCTACGCGAAATTTCTCGGTACGCCGGACCCGAACAATCGCCCGCTCGCCGATCGCGATTATGTGCTTGCAACAGCGACTTACTCGTTCTGA
- a CDS encoding AraC family transcriptional regulator — MCIRDLPGIDDVTAKIPKLTTTLAYDRYMAGQKLVSSVDRPWRHLVLRSYLEPAEQELLEAPGLQDVTLMTLGSGAEHLERNLNGRWESADLRVGDVWFVPPVPIAWRWRSISDEPLSTVHLHLERSLIDSVADQMGLGGSRELSLGDAMQFHDPLIAAMLGALHRAAGDPADSRLYVDALAHALAAHLLQHYSRGRRAEAGLPPQPERLVPRRIRRVTDYIRANLAADLAIGELATQAGLSSFHFARVFRRETGETPHQFVTRLRLEEAARLLRATDQPVQQIAIAVGFENASHFSVQFKRGYGVTPLAYRLRG; from the coding sequence ATGTGCATACGGGACCTCCCAGGAATAGACGACGTGACGGCAAAAATTCCAAAACTGACAACGACGCTTGCTTACGACCGCTATATGGCGGGCCAGAAACTGGTGTCGAGCGTGGATCGCCCGTGGCGGCACCTGGTGCTGCGCTCGTACCTCGAACCCGCCGAGCAGGAACTGCTGGAGGCGCCTGGCCTGCAGGATGTCACGCTGATGACGCTCGGCAGCGGCGCCGAACACCTCGAGCGCAACCTGAACGGACGCTGGGAAAGCGCCGACCTGCGCGTGGGCGACGTCTGGTTCGTGCCGCCCGTGCCGATCGCGTGGCGCTGGCGTTCGATCAGCGATGAGCCGCTGTCGACCGTCCATTTGCACCTGGAGCGCAGCCTGATCGACAGCGTCGCCGACCAGATGGGGCTGGGCGGCTCACGCGAGCTGTCTCTTGGCGACGCGATGCAGTTTCATGATCCGTTGATCGCCGCGATGCTCGGCGCATTGCATCGCGCCGCGGGCGACCCTGCCGACTCGCGGCTGTACGTCGACGCGCTGGCTCACGCGCTCGCCGCTCATCTCCTGCAACATTACTCGCGCGGCCGTCGCGCCGAGGCCGGCCTGCCGCCGCAGCCCGAGCGCCTGGTGCCGCGCCGCATCCGCCGTGTAACCGATTACATTCGCGCCAACCTGGCCGCCGATCTGGCCATCGGCGAACTGGCCACACAGGCCGGGTTAAGCAGCTTTCATTTTGCTCGTGTGTTCCGCCGCGAAACCGGTGAAACGCCTCACCAGTTCGTCACGCGCTTGCGGCTCGAGGAGGCTGCGAGGCTGCTGCGCGCCACCGATCAGCCGGTGCAGCAAATCGCGATCGCGGTTGGTTTCGAGAACGCCAGTCATTTCTCCGTGCAGTTCAAGCG
- a CDS encoding alpha/beta fold hydrolase: MQAPKGIFTEVPGGLTLHHFEAGSGAPVVFIHGSGPGASGFSNFKHNYPQFAAAGHRAIVVDLPGYGASSKPTDVNYALDFFVDALRAQLTANGIGRATLLGNSLGGAIALQYALDYPDDVDSLIMMAPGGVEERETYFRMEGIQKMVSLFTNRQMNRLTMRQLLELLVFDRSLVTDALVEERLAVCEQQPPEVLSTMRVPNLTERLGELKCPVLGFWGTDDRFNPASGAMRFLEHCADARFVLMNRCGHWVMVEHRRYFNRECLEFLAERRAA, from the coding sequence CTGCAGGCGCCCAAGGGGATTTTCACGGAAGTCCCTGGCGGCCTGACGCTGCATCACTTCGAGGCCGGCAGCGGCGCGCCCGTGGTGTTCATTCACGGCAGCGGCCCGGGCGCGAGCGGCTTCAGCAACTTCAAGCACAACTACCCGCAGTTCGCCGCCGCCGGTCATCGCGCGATCGTGGTCGATCTGCCGGGTTATGGCGCGTCGTCGAAGCCCACGGACGTGAACTACGCGCTCGACTTCTTCGTCGACGCGTTGCGCGCGCAGCTCACCGCGAACGGCATCGGCCGGGCGACCTTGCTCGGCAATTCGCTCGGCGGCGCGATCGCGTTGCAATACGCGCTCGACTATCCCGACGACGTCGACAGCCTGATCATGATGGCCCCAGGCGGTGTCGAGGAGCGTGAGACTTACTTCAGGATGGAGGGCATCCAGAAGATGGTGTCGCTCTTCACGAACCGCCAGATGAACCGCCTGACGATGCGGCAATTGCTCGAACTGCTGGTGTTCGATCGCAGCCTCGTCACGGATGCGCTGGTCGAAGAACGCCTCGCCGTGTGCGAGCAGCAACCGCCGGAAGTGCTGTCGACGATGCGCGTGCCGAATCTCACTGAACGGCTCGGCGAACTCAAATGTCCGGTGCTGGGTTTCTGGGGCACGGACGACCGCTTCAATCCAGCCAGCGGCGCGATGCGTTTTCTCGAACACTGCGCCGACGCGCGCTTTGTTCTGATGAATCGCTGCGGGCACTGGGTGATGGTCGAGCATCGGCGGTATTTCAATCGCGAATGTCTGGAATTTCTCGCGGAACGGCGCGCCGCTTGA